TGCTGATGGTGAATCTCTGCCATCTAAAGGGCCGCTCCCAAGGTCCTCATGTCGCCCACCAGGCTTTCGGACTCTCAGCTCTGAAAGGTCTGAACGCAGGAAACTGAGTAGTGTCAGGGTCTCTGAGGCAATATCTGGATTCGACAAGGACTTCCGTTGCCGGCTCTTGTCCAGTTCCAATCCTCCATCCCTCAACGCTCTCGTGGTGCCCACAGGCCCCTTGGTGCGGGTTCGAGCCTGGGGCCTTAGAAGCCCTTCCCCAGCTCCAAAGCTAGGGGAGCGATACACGCCCCAGCTCCCAGAGCCCCGGCTAGCCCACAGGTCCTCATCTTTGAGAGTCTCTGTGCTGGAATAACGGCTGCTACCACGGGAGCCTGCTGGGCTGGCCAGGTACGTGGGAAAGCTCACCTTGGCCACGCGGAAAGTTCCCCCCACAGTGTCTGACAAGGGCCGAAGTCCTTCTTGGGGACCTGGTCCACAAGGAGGAGAGCCAGCACCCCACTCCTGGGGTCCTTCCTCGGTAGGGACTCTTGGAGATGTTGGGGGATCGGGGCTCCTGGCTCCCCTGGCCGAGTCCATGCTGCCCAGATTTAACCCATAACTGTCGGGCCTACAGTCCTTATCCAAGAGGGAGCTTCTAGGCCTGGCCCCCGGCCTTCCTCCCCAGCAGTGGCCGCCCTCACCGTCTTGGTCCTCGTCACTACCTGAGGAGTGGCCGCCGTGGTAGGCCGGACTCTGCGCCCcgggctgcggcggcggcgggccctcctcttcctcctcgctGGAGCTGGCAGTCCGACTGCTGCTGACAGGATAGGAGGAAacgatggaggaggaggaggagcgggAGGCCCGGGCCCAGGCCTGCGGTTGGGAGAAGCTATGCCAAGAATGTAAACCATCCGCCGGACGCTGCGCTCGCTCCtgttgctgctgccgccgcctccTCCCCTCGGTCCCTGGGCCCGGCAGCGGCCGCGCCGAACGCAGGCCCGCCAGGGGGAAGCACGTCCGAGGAGGAGGCGTCGGTGGCTGCCGGGGTTCCCGGGTCGTGGGGTCCCACGCGGCACCGTCGGGGCTGGGCGTCCCCAAAGCCTCAGAGTCGGCACTGGGCCGCCTGGATCCAGGGCCACCGAAGAGCTTGCGCATCTCGGTGACGCTGGGCCAGGCCCCGCGCGCGGCTCCCTCCGCCGCTTCTTCCGCGGCCCCGGGGGAAACGCCCCCGTCTCGGGCCCCAGTGGCGTTGTCGTCCAGATGCTGCGCGTCGAAGCGCCGGGAGAGCTGGCGCACCGACGGCGAGAGGCTACGGAGCGGGCGCGGCTGCGCGGGGGCGGCCGGGGGCCCAGACGCCAGCTTGGACACGCGCCGGGAGGGCTGGCCCGCGACGTCCGAGACCGGCCGGCACGAGGCGCGGCGCCGCAGCCCGGAGGCGTCCGTTGCCTCCTCCCTCGGCCGTGGCCCGCCGCTCCAGCGCTCCAGCAGCTTGAACGAGACGCTGCGATAAAGCTGGGGCCGGGGCACCCCGTCCGCCATGGTGGCGGCACTCACTCTGGGGGGGCTGGCCTCGGGGAGCCGCGGCCAACCCCCCCTGCGCCCCCGCCCCAAAGGAGCGCAGCGGCCGGGGTCCGAAGGCCTGGGTCCTGCAGCCGCAGTGCGAGGCGGTTAGCGGGGAAAGGGTGCAGGGACCGGAGCACGGGTTTATCTGCTGCGGCTCAAGTTTCTGCGCCCGCGGGCCGCATCGGCTCCATCCCGCGCGACCCCTCCCGCCTCAGAGTCGACTCCCGGGCCCAGCCCCCGCCTCGCCCGGTGCGACCCGGAGCATCGCGGCCCGACCCGGTACTGGCTGGATCCCAGCGCTCCGTTCCTCGGCTCTGCGCCCGCCCGCCAGCCGGCCTGCCTGCCTCCCTTCGCGCTCCCGCTCCGGCTCCCGCTTCCTCCCTCTAGGCTGCCTGCTCCTCGCTCCCTTTTGTTGCAAATAAACTTTGTGGCggaggaaagggggtggggggcggggcctcGCGCCCAAAAGAGGGGGGCGCGCTCTAGTCTGGGAATCgggagtgagggggaggggagggaatcgGGGAGGAGCGGAAGGAGAAATAAGACTGCTTGAGCACAGGCTGAGTGAAGCGACCCTCCAGATGAGCCCCTCGGGAGCTCAGCGGGCAGAGCTGACCCCCATCCCCCCAGCACTCGCTGCAACACGCACACTCTTGAGTGTGGTCGGCTCCGCAGGCGTACAGTCGGGGTGGCACACCCTCTGCATTCGGGCGGAAACGCCTCCTGACCAAGGGACCCCAACATGGCAACCTCGGACCCACAAACTCTCGTACACAACACCGACACTCAGGTACAAACAGAAACACTCTCCCAGCCGAGAGACTCGCCTCCAGGGGGAGCGGTGCGCACCGCAGACCAACCCGGGCGCTTGCAgctccctgtcctgccccttcaCCCCGCCCAGGCCACGCCTCCTACCAGGTCCTTCGCTGCGAATCCCGCTGTAACTGCGACCGGGTCCAGCCCCTGGCGCCCCCAAACGCCCCGCCCCTCCCACCTCTGCGGCCAGTCCAGCGCTGActgtccccccaccctccccaagcCGCTCCAGGGGCCCCCACCCTTTTGTGACCACGCCCCCACGTTTCCAGTCGCGCGCCTTGTACCCCGCCCCCTCCTTCTCCAGCTCTCTGGGGTACGCGGCTCTAGCGCCGTCTACCGGCCGGATTCGCCCACCCCCGTGGAGCCTTGGATGACTAAAGCTGCACCcgccacaaaaaaaaacaacaaacaaacccgGAGAGTTGGGAAGACTTCACTTCCTTTACTTCCTTCTAGTCGTTAACTAGTCCCTTCAGGAGCCGTTTCAAACCTATTCCCTTCGCAAAGTGCACTGCCCTTCCTTCGACTTAAAACACAAAAGgcgctttggggcttccctggtggcgcagtggttgggagtctgcctgccgatgcaggggactcgggtttcgtgcccggtctgggaagatcccacatgccgcggagcggctggagccttcgcgtccggagcctgtgctccgcaacgggagaggccacagcagtgagaggcccgcgtaccgccccccccccccaaaaaaaggcgCTTTGACGGGAACGCCCTGGATTTACCACTGCCAAACCTACACTCCTACCTGACTCCCATCCGCCCTCCTGTCAGGCAAGGTGTGGGTGACTTCTACTGCTTCACACCACCCTTGGAGGTAGATCTTATTGCTCCTTCTCTGTGGGTCAAGAAGAACTTTGACCAGTGTCAAAGTCAGGAAATGGCAGCTCCTGGTATGACTCGAATTCAGATTTCAGGAGCTTCAAACACCATGCTCCTCCAGACAGCCTGTGCTGGTTCCAGATCCCTGATGAGCCCCCAGCAGTAtcctcctcctccctgggccTGGGATCAGCCTCCCCAGGAACAGCGGACACTCATGTTACCCTTAGCCCAAGAGGACTGTGGCTGGGCCCCATTAGCTAGGAGGCCCTGGGAGCAGGAGGCCCCGGTCCAGATGAACAGGCAGGGCTGGACATAGGGCAGGAAGGTAGACACTCAGGGATTGCCTGACTACCGCATGAGACACGGAGGACTCAGCGAGAACCCCAGGGCCCTGCTTGCTGCTTCCCTTGGGTTGTGGGAAATAACTGTAGGGAGAAAGCTCTTCCTTTTTGAGTTGAGAGCAGCCTCCAATAAGTCCCTCAACTCAACCTTACCTCCTCTCTGTCTCAAAGGGGCCAGCATATCGCTCACTCTTCAACGGGAAATTGATAACAAGGAAGAGAGCTCTGTCTGGCCTATTGTCTGTCTGCCctttccttgctgtgtgaccttgggtaaataccagcacttccctgggcctcagctgcCTCATCTGAAAAGTATGGAGTGGGTTTAAGTTTCCCCAAGGGTGCCTCTCTCTGACTCTATTTGAAATCAGACTCTTGTCTCTTCTAGGTTGTTTTGGTATGGTGGGGGGGGACCCTCATCCTGGAAGTCACTGCTCTCTTCCAATAATAATGATGGCCCCTGCCATCTGAAATTTGTAATTTTCCAAGCTCTGTCACACCTGGTCATTTTCTGTCTTCATGTCACTTCTGGGATAGAGGATAGAGGTTTTTATTCCCAAATCACAGATGGTGAAGCTGATGGAGAGGAGCAGAGACTCAGGTCACAGTCTCCCAGCACCCTGCAGCTTGGCCTTGAGGTGGGCTAGTTGGGGCCTTTGGACCAGGAATCCccttggtggggagggagggtgttTAAGGACCTACGCTGGGCCTCCAcccaatgagaagctcacgcaatCGGAGATTGGCTTGACTGCTTAGAGTACTTCACGAGTGCTCCCCCCACCAGCCCCTTCTGATTCAGGATGAGACAAAGTCATCTTCCAGGCACAGAGAGGGCTTGGGTGTTTTTAACCCTCAGAATATTCATCTAGAAGGGGTCTGGAAGCACTGGGTGCCAGGACGGAGAGCAACACTAAGCTGGGCCCAATGCAGGCACCCTTACAGATGTGACAGGTGACCCTCAGCATGTTGCTCTTTTCCTTTGGGCCTCAGGCTCCTCACCTGTGAAAGGGGAATGAAAACAATAATACCCCATCTACCCAGTGAGTTGTGGTAACCCAGCAATATCAGGGCTGTAGAATCCCTTGGGGAAATGAAGATAGGAAGATTGTGATGGTCACAGTCAAGGCCAATAATGGGCCTCAGGCACTTAAGAGGGAGAAAGATGAGGAGTAAGAGGACTCCAAGAAGCAATGAGCTCTGGACAGGAGCTGTCTTAGGGGGAGTCTGGCTCCTAATTCCATTCCAAATTCAAATAGAATTGACCCGAGATTGTCCCCTTTCCTGTATAATTAGGCCTCAAGTGCACAGAATTGGATTATTTGTAACCTTTTGCTCATGACACATTCTTACCAGTTATTTAATTGATtcctatcaaaaaacaaaacaactaggGCCTTTACAATGTTCTATATCTCATTATATATTTCTCCCACCACTCATTCTCCTGCTGCTATTCCACCACCCATGATAACCATCGCCTCCTGTGTTCAGCATTcccttgctttcctttttatatagttttttttgttttgttttgttttgttttgttttgcggtacgcgggcctctcactgttgcggcctctcctgttgcagagcacaggctccagacgcgcaggctcagcggccatggctcatgggcccagctgctccgcggcatgcgggatcctcgcggaccggggcacgaacccgtgtcccctgcatcggcaggcggactctcaaccactgagccaccagggaagcccctttttatatagttttattgCATCTGTGTATTCCTTCAAAGTATATATTTTCATTCTAgttatttaaaactttataaaaagggcATCTTGCTGTGTATAATTTTTTGGGATTTCTTTGTACTTAATATACTGCTAAGATTTATCCACTTTGCATGTCGGTATAGTGCATTCTGGCTGTGTGTTAACATTCCAGTGTGTGAATATAGCACAGTGTATTCATCCACTCTCTCATGGATGGGCATTTGGGTGGTTCCAGCTGTTCGTGCTTGTGAACAGTGCAGCTCAGTGTTGTGCATGACTTCACATGCACGTGCGCAGAAGTGCTGGAGCAACAGCTATGCTGTTGTTCAACGTTGGAGAGGCATTGTCAAGCTAGGGTCGAATACCTCTTCTATGTTTTTTGATgatgtgtttccttttctgtgaagtgCCTGTTTGTGTCTCCTGCCCATTCTTCTCTTGGGTTATAATACTCTTTTGTACTTTATGAAAATTATGCCCTAACTTTTCCATGCTCCATACCTCTGGGGGCATAGGGAGGGCTGGTAGTATTAACattattttacaggtaaggaaacagaggctcagagaagtgaaggggGCTTGTTCAAAGTCAGAGTCAGAAACAGCCCTTCTGCACTGAGGCCCAAAGACCTCAGCTAAGAAATCTTCTCTTCACCTCAAGCTGGGTCAAGGCTCCCCTGGTCCTCAGCCTCTATTGGTCCCTGACCATTCCAGGAGCTTTCTGCCTCCTTAGTGACACCTTCCTTGCCCCCTGGCCCTCTTTATGTTCTTCTGAGCTCTCCTGCCTGGTTGTAATGATCCAGATATCTAtgtgtttttttcattattgccATCCTCCATCAAACTAGGAGCTCACTGAGGGCAGGGACCCAATGCTCAGCATGATGCTTAGCATACAgtaggtgcacaataaatgtttgctggatgaACTGTTTCCTTGTCTGCACCCCCAGCCCTTGGATTCTTTCTGAGGGTAGGGCTGGGTCTGAGCTGGAGGGAGGACCCAGCAGCATCCTCGCTAGGACAGATCCAGTGCCCCTGGGCTTTCCTGCTTGGCATGGAAGTCTCCTGAGACAAACCCTGGTTCCTGACTCTCTGGCTCCCCCATCTTGGCCCTACCCCTCGGACTCCCTGTCCTCAACCTCCAGCAGCCAACACTCACGGGTTCCCTGTCTTGGAAGCTAGACAGGAAGCTGTCTTGGAAGCTTCCCTGGGCCTAGCCTCCTCTGgaatcttcctctctctcttcttccccaccCAGCATCTCCACTTCCTCCCCTCCAGCTGCTCCTTGACTCACCTACCTCCACTGTGCCATCACGCCACCATCATTCCGAAACCCCAGGCTTTGACCCTCTACCTCTCCAGCTCCTCCTTCTTCCCAGGGCCCTGATGCTAGAGTTCCCAGGACTCTATCCAGGCCCTCTCTTCTTACTCTCTCCCTCAGGAAGCCCATCCACTCCCTCAGCTTCAAGCCAAAAGTGGGATGACCACTCCCCAGGCGTTGCCACTCTCCTAAGAAGCCTTCCTGGTGTCTCCAGACCCTGTTGACTCCTAGCTCCTCCTTAGGTGGAGGCCTCAGCCCCCCACAccaggctggatcttgtccccCCTTCCAGTCCATGACACTGCCTGGCCTCCACCGAGGTCCGCCATCTCAGTAGGCATACTGAGTAAAGGGATTAGTTCTGGCTGTGGGTAACAAAGGCCTGAAAAACTGGTGGCTTAAAAAAggtagacatttatttctctctcatgcaAAAGTCTGGATTTAGGTGACCCCAAACGGGAATGGTCAGAAACGCAAGCTGCTTCTCATGTTCCAAGATGGTGCTCCAGCTGTGACGTCACAATGTAAGCAacaagaagggaagggaggccAGACACCACCTGTCTTTTAAAGACATTCCCTCCTCCCATATTAAACTGCCTTAGGGCATTTGGCTTATATCCCATGGACCAGGAGTAATTTATCTGGCCATACCTAGCTGCAAGAGAGGCTAGGAAATGAAGTTTTCATCCTAGGAGACTGTGCCTAACTAAAAGAGAACTGACATTGTGGTTGGCACAACTTCCTAGGGGTCCCCAGTTACTAGGACTGGGTGGGGCAGGTGGGCACTTGGAAGTCAGgtgaagaaaggaaaggggagggaagggagggtgaAGTAGGGGAGGATCTAGTATTTGGGTTAGAgaaaggctgtgtgaccttggtagTAAGTCAGTTCCCACATTCGGGTCTCAGCTTCCCCAGTATAAGgtattataaggattaaatgagaaaatgagtatACCAGACGTTGCATGGTTCCCGGAATCCACAGAGCCCGGCCAATGGCCACTACTGTCCTTGTGGCTCCCCAGTGCTTCCCTGGCCGGCAGCCTTTTCCTCTCTAGCCCTGCTAACTCTCCAGCTTCATATCAGGCCACAGCCCCGCCTATCCTTCCTCCGGcagcctccatgcctttgtttgTGCTGTTCCCTGAACCAGGGAACACCCTTACCCTTTTTCCTTCAGTGTAATTACATCTATCCTTTAAGACCCAGCTGCACCGCTCCTTCCCCCAGGAAGTCTTCCGCAACCCCTTTGGTCCCTCCTGCCCCTCACCACACTCCACCTGTCTGTGTCGTCTCTGTCCCCATGCCAGCAAGCAGACCTTCCCAGAGtaagcaccccccaccccactgccctGCCCCTCCATCACCGAGAGTGCTCTGGGTTAAAGTGAGAAGGGAGAAGGGTggtggggaagaggaaaagaacaaaaggagggggaagggaaggaggaattcAAGCCCCCCAAATGGTGCTTGGAATTCCTCCCTGGTCCTGGcatgtaataaatgatttttCCTTCTCATAGGAACAGATGGGGCTCATGGATTATGGCTCTTATTCTCAAAAAAGtgtgctgaattttttttcttaaaagactaGCTGCCTCCTAgctaaaggagaaataaaaaccctTGCAGTCTCCCCTGCTTAAAGCTCCTTGTTTAGAAACCTCCTATGCCTATTCCTAGAGACAGACCCTAGAGGAACTTGTGTGGGCAAAAGGCCAAACCATTATAACAGTAACATTCATTGCatgcctactatgttccaggcattgttctaagtgctttgcacaTATTAGTtaaattaatcctcacaacaacaaaCCTTTACAAAATAGGTACCAGTATTACTCCCACTTTACAGTTATGGAAGTTAAGGTAtgaagaagttaaataacttcccCAGAgtaacacagctagtaaatgatagACCCAGGATACACACCCAGGTGATCTGGCTCTGGGGTCTGAACCCTTTATGCTATTCTGCcttgcaagggaagctgggaatgGAATTTACCTGTGGCCCACAATTTCCACTCTTGGAAAAGTAACCAAGGGGTCACAGTTTTTGGCATCCTGCTAGGACAGTCATCTGGGACTCGCTGCCGCGCTTAGCCTGGGCCGTTGGCGGAGGCCCCCTGCCTTCTGCTCCCCCATCTCTTACTCCCCCATGACAGGCAGCTGAAGAGCCTGGTCTCAGATGCAAGATGGGTAACACCTGGACTGCTTGGCACAGCATTGCACTATAAGGGGACTAAGAACCAGTCTCTGTCTTCTGATGTCCCCACATATCTGTCTCACTGTGACCCAAAGAATCAAATTGCCTTCTGTCCAAATTGTTAGCCTCTCCAGCAAGGACACTTTCAATGGATTCCCAAGATGGGTTGGGGCCTGGTTTTCCCCCTTCCTCCACCAGCTGCAAGCACACCTCAGACATTACTGTGGTGTTTAACTCCTGCAGAGCCCTTCTCTAAAGGTCCCCTTGGCTGAACAGCCTTGGAGATTAGGCAGggctaaaagaaaaatactgaagaaGTTGTACAGtcctccccctccctgccttgtccctctgccctttcctcttTCCACTCTAACCTTCTAAGGTGGAAGACTCCCTTTGCCATGGCTGGTTCTGCCAGTACTGGGTCTGTGTGGCATACTAGCAGCCATGGGCTGGCCAGATTGTTCCACAGGAGGAAAACTGAGATCTGGGAGGAGGGAATAAGGAATGGAGGAGTAGTGAGCGGGGATGGGGCGGGAGTGTGTGGAGATGAGGACAAGGAGCAGAGAGGATGAGGAGCGGCAGAGGAgtaccaaatgaatgaatggaacatAGCACATCCCCCAGAGATCTCATATTCATCCCTCAAAACCCAGCTCAAATGGCCCTTCCCAGAAGCTCTCACTTCCCCCTCCCATCTTCTCTTACTCCCTTTATTGGTGACTCCAAAGTATGCAGCATACTCCTCAGTTACAGTACATGTCGTACTATATTTTTGTGAGCAGCTTAACTCTCTCCCCAACTCTCCATGGCTTCTTGAGACCTTCTGGAGAACCAGGCCCAGGCTTGTCTCTCTCTGTACCCACAGGGCCTGGTCCAGAAAAAGGGCTTAATAAATAGTTGTTGGTGAAGTTTTGGGGTCTGTGGGGGGGTCTCGCTCTATGCCCAGCTGAGCTAAGCTCTAATTCTCTGCATGGTTTGGGGCTGGTGGAGCTTCTGGTGCCCCAGCCACAGTGGCAAACACAATGGTTGCCCAGCCCCCACGTGTCCTGCCCCAGTGGACTCAGCGACCCTGTCGCTGCCACTTGGCTGTGAGTTTCTGTAGCAGTTCATGTGGCCGCCGGCGGAACTTCTTCTGGGTGAAGTAGAAGAGGATGGGGTCCAGCACACTGTTGGCACTGGCGAAGGGCCGCGTGCCCTTGTAGGCAGCCGCGAAGGCCTCCAGCACAGGGCAGGGGAGGCCGGGCGTAGAGCGCACTGCCAGGTAGGCTGTCTTGGTGATGTGGAAAGGCAGGAAGCTGATGGCAAAGGCAGCTGCCACCACCACAGCCATGCGGGCTGCCTTGCCACGCCGCTCCTGGGCCACAGGCCCTGCTGGGCCGTCCTGGCGGCACAGACGACGGGCCAGGCAGCAGTAGCAGGCCAGCAGGGCAACAAAGGGCAGCAGGAAGCCGATGACTGTGAGGGCCATGCCATAGGGCATGTAGTGGGTGGCCAGGGCAGGTGGGCTCAGGTCATAGCAGACCGTGCGGTTACGCTGGATGCCTGTGGCAGCAAAGAGGGCTGTGGGCAGGCACTGGGTCGTCACAGCCAGCCATACAGCCCCACACACTAGCCAGGCAGCCCGGCGGCCCCCACGCTTGTGCCAGGGGGCCAGAGGGTGGCAGATGCCTAGGTAACGTTGGAAGCTGATGCAGGTAAGAAAGAGGATGCTGCCGTGTAGGTTGGCATAGAAGAGGAAGCGGACCAGGCGGCAGGCGAGGTCTCCGAAGGGCCAGTGGTCACCTTGGGCATAGTTGTAGATGAGCAGGGGCAGGGAGCAGGCATACAGCAGGTCCGCCAGGGCCAAGTTCAGGGTGTACACGGCCGTGCGGGTCAGGGCCCGGCGGGATGTGCAAATCTGGGCAATGACGCAGGCGTTCAGTGGCAGGCCGGCTGCCAGCACCACCGAGTACACAGGTGGTAGCAGTAGCCGCTTGAAGTTCTCTTGGTAGACGCAGGTGGTGGGCGGcaagcccagggcctggcctgtGTCATTGTCCCATTCCATGGCTGTTCAACTGGACTTCCTACATCCAGAGATGCTGGGGAAGCAACATACAATCTGTCAGTGGCCACACTCATTGACCACCCAGTAGGcctctgtccctctctgggccttgatcTCCCCACCTGAACCATCTCTGATACTCACCACCCCACGGAAGCCCGCCACAGCCCTCACTTTAAGGAAACCTGGAATACAATAAAGCTCAAGCTTGGGAGAAATCCAATTCACTTTCTTGCTGTAATATTCATTTCCTACCAACCTTCTTGGTGAAtttctattcatccttcaaaaccctaGTCAAATGTCTCCTCTGTAAGTGAAGATTGACAGACTTTggtttgaatcccaactctgctacttactagctatgtgaactTGGGTGAGTGATATGATGtaccttctctgagtctcagttttcccagctgAAAAATGGGGGATGACACCTGTCAGGATGTCATGAGGTTAGAGGCACTAAATCATgctaggcagggcttccctgggctcCCTGGAGTTTGGAGGCTGTGGTCATGGTGGGCCTGCCTGTCTATCTCTTCCCTACAGACTGCGAAGCTCCTGAGGAGAAGTGCCAGGTCTGGTGCCTCTCTGTGTCTGAGAGCCCAAactggggcccagggcagggaagGCCCTGGTAATTAATTAATCGGCATGAGCAGAATGTCCACACTTCTGAGCTAAGGACAGTGCCCACCTCCTCAGCCTGGACTCCACCTTTCAAAACCATggtcattcttttacttttttgcggtacgcgggcctctcactgttgtgacctctcccgtcgcggagcacaggctccggacgcgcaggctcagtggccatggctcacgggcctagccgctccgcggcatgtgggatcttcccggaccggggcacgaacccgtgtcccctgcatcggcaggcggactctcaaccactgcgccaccagggaaaccccccgtGGTCATTCTTTTGGCAGtcttcctatctgtaaaatgggggaaggaGGTGATTTAGGAGTTCCCTAAATGCTTCCACGGGACTTTTGGCTACAAAGGCGTGTCTGGCTGAGTCACTAGGGTCACAGCGCCCCCTGGTGGCAAGAGTGAAAACCGCTTCCCCCGAAGGCAAATGGCTGAGGGACCAACCAACTCCACCCACAGCTACTTTACAGAGAGGGAAATCCAGGCACAGTGAGGGGCACTGACCGCTCAATCTTAGTGAGTTAGAAGCAGAGCCAGAACCAGAACCCAACTGACTGACTAAGAGGAGGCAACTTAGTGTGACCCATGGACATGAAGTATAGAGGTTATAAATCTAGCTTCAGAGCTAGGCAGGCCAGGTTCAAATGCTGGCTCCCCTACTTCTATGCTGTTCTACAAAGGGGAGGTTGCTTGCCTTTTCTGGGCCTGTGTCCTTATCAGTAAAACTGTCATAGACCTGATAttcagtaggtgcttaataaatgccaTGCCATGCCATTGTATCCTACACCTTATCTGTCCACTCATCCCTTCAAGCTAGGTTTTGGGGCAGTCAGCAGCACAAATGCCTCAAGAGTTTCCCTGGTGGGATCAGTCTGACTTATTGATACTCACCTCCCAACTGGCATTTCCATATTTACTGGTGTCCAGAGAGAATTCACAACTTAAATCCAAAGGTCC
This region of Mesoplodon densirostris isolate mMesDen1 chromosome 7, mMesDen1 primary haplotype, whole genome shotgun sequence genomic DNA includes:
- the P2RY6 gene encoding P2Y purinoceptor 6, producing MEWDNDTGQALGLPPTTCVYQENFKRLLLPPVYSVVLAAGLPLNACVIAQICTSRRALTRTAVYTLNLALADLLYACSLPLLIYNYAQGDHWPFGDLACRLVRFLFYANLHGSILFLTCISFQRYLGICHPLAPWHKRGGRRAAWLVCGAVWLAVTTQCLPTALFAATGIQRNRTVCYDLSPPALATHYMPYGMALTVIGFLLPFVALLACYCCLARRLCRQDGPAGPVAQERRGKAARMAVVVAAAFAISFLPFHITKTAYLAVRSTPGLPCPVLEAFAAAYKGTRPFASANSVLDPILFYFTQKKFRRRPHELLQKLTAKWQRQGR